A single Vanacampus margaritifer isolate UIUO_Vmar chromosome 7, RoL_Vmar_1.0, whole genome shotgun sequence DNA region contains:
- the dnajb1b gene encoding dnaJ homolog subfamily B member 1b, with amino-acid sequence MGKDYYDILGIKKDASEEDIKKAYRKQALRYHPDKNKSPGAEDKFKEIAEAYDVLSDPKKKDIYDRFGEEGLKGGGAPGGGGAPGNFSYTFQGDPHVIFSEFFGGRNPFEQFFGGRNGGMDEHMDTDDTFARFGMGGGGGFPHSFSSGMGGFGGHSSVVKKQQDPPVVHELRVTLEEVLSGCTKKMKISRKRVNPDGRTLRREDKILEVQIKKGWKEGTKITFPKEGDETPTNIPADVVFVLKDKPHPVFKRDNSDIVYTARISLRDALCGCTVNPPTLEGRVVTVTSTDVVQPGMKRRISGEGLPYPKRPDRRGDLIVEYEVKFPERLSQSARDTIAQVLPRS; translated from the exons ATGGGGAAAGACTACTACGACATTTTGGGAATTAAAAAAGACGCCTCTGAAGAGGACATAAAGAAAGCTTATCGTAAGCAAGCTCTGCGCTACCACCCGGACAAGAACAAATCGCCGGGAGCTGAGGATAAATTCAAGGAAATCGCCGAAGCTTACGATGTCCTGAGCGATCCAAAGAAAAAGGACATTTACGACCGCTTTGGGGAAGAAG GTCTGAAAGGAGGTGGCGCCCCCGGTGGAGGCGGCGCTCCGGGCAACTTCAGCTACACCTTCCAAGGTGACCCACATGTCATCTTTTCAGAGTTTTTCGGCGGACGAAATCCTTTTGAGCAATTCTTTGGTGGGCGCAATGGCGGCATGGATGAGCATATGGACACTGATGACACTTTTGCCCGCTTTGGAATGGGTGGCGGCGGTGGCTTCCCCCACTCCTTCAGCTCTGGTATGGGAGGGTTTGGCGGTCACAGTAGTGTTGTGAAGAAACAACAAGACCCCCCTGTGGTGCATGAGCTGCGGGTGACCTTGGAAGAAGTGCTGTCTGGTTGCACAAAGAAAATGAAGATCTCACGCAAAAGGGTCAATCCTGACGGGCGAACGCTGAGGAGAGAAGATAAGATCCTGGAGGTGCAGATAAAGAAGGGATGGAAGGAAGGCACTAAAATCACTTTTCCTAAAGAGGGGGATGAAACCCCAACAAACATTCCAGCTGATGTGGTTTTTGTGCTAAAGGACAAACCGCATCCTGTGTTCAAGCGTGACAACTCCGACATTGTTTACACAGCCAGGATATCACTCAGAGAT GCCTTATGTGGCTGCACAGTCAACCCACCTACATTGGAAGGCCGAGTCGTCACAGTGACATCAACGGATGTGGTCCAGCCCGGGATGAAGAGACGCATCAGCGGTGAGGGGCTGCCGTATCCTAAGCGCCCCGATCGTCGAGGTGACCtgattgtggaatatgaggtCAAGTTTCCCGAGCGGCTCAGTCAAAGCGCTCGGGACACCATCGCCCAGGTTCTGCCTCGGTCGTAA
- the tecrb gene encoding trans-2,3-enoyl-CoA reductase b isoform X2 produces the protein MKHYEVEILDAKTKDKLCFLDKVEPNATIGEIKSMFHKSHPQWYPARQSIRLDPKGKSLKDEDVLQQLPVGTTATFYFRDLGAQISWVTVFLTEYTGPLVIYLMFYFRVPFIYAPKYDFTTSKHWVVHLACMCHSFHYVKRLLETLFVHRFSHGTMPLRNIFKNCTYYWGFAAWMAYYINHPLYTPPIYGEQQIRLALILFLFCQIGNFSIHIALRNLRPPGSKTRKIPYPTKNPFTWIFLLVSCPNYTYELGSWLGFTLMTQCLPVAFFTLVGFIQMTVWAKGKHRSYLKEFRDYPPLRSPILPFVL, from the exons ATGAAGCACTACGAG GTGGAGATACTTGATGCCAAGACTAAGGACAAGCTCTGCTTCCTGGACAAG GTGGAACCAAATGCCACCATTGGGGAGATCAAGTCTATGTTCCACAAGAGCC ATCCTCAGTGGTACCCAGCCAGACAGTCCATTCGCCTCGACCCCA AGGGGAAATCTCTAAAAGATGAGGACGTTCTGCAGCAGCTTCCTGTGGGGACCACAGCAACCTTTTACTTCCGAGACCTGGGGGCTCAAATCAGCTGGGTCACG GTCTTCCTGACAGAATACACCGGACCTCTTGTCATCTACCTGATGTTCTACTTCAGGGTCCCCTTCATCTACGCTCCCAAATATGATTTCACCACCAGTAAACACTGGGTCGTACA TCTGGCCTGCATGTGCCACTCGTTCCACTACGTCAAGAGGCTGCTGGAGACGCTGTTCGTCCATCGCTTCTCTCACGGAACCATGCCACTACGCAATATCTTCAAG AATTGTACATACTATTGGGGCTTTGCGGCATGGATGGCTTATTACATCAATCACCCGCTTTATACACCACCAA TTTATGGTGAGCAACAGATCAGACTGGCTCTCATCTTATTTCTG TTCTGTCAAATTGGCAACTTTTCCATCCACATCGCGCTTCGCAACCTCCGTCCGCCAG GTTCCAAGACCAGGAAGATACCTTACCCAACAAAGAACCCCTTTACCTGGATCTTCCTGCTGGTCTCCTGCCCCAACTACACTtacgag TTGGGATCTTGGCTGGGCTTCACGCTGATGACTCAGTGTCTGCCTGTGGCCTTCTTCACTTTGGTGGGCTTCATTCAGATGACCGTGTGGGCCAAGGGAAAGCACCGCAGCTACCTGAAGGAATTCCGTGATTACCCTCCTCTCCGATCACCCATCCTGCCTTTTGTCCTGTAG
- the tecrb gene encoding trans-2,3-enoyl-CoA reductase b isoform X1 yields MDALALEAAIGKKPANGAAAAPVLAPAPVKRKPAKKAKKAVVFFEVEILDAKTKDKLCFLDKVEPNATIGEIKSMFHKSHPQWYPARQSIRLDPKGKSLKDEDVLQQLPVGTTATFYFRDLGAQISWVTVFLTEYTGPLVIYLMFYFRVPFIYAPKYDFTTSKHWVVHLACMCHSFHYVKRLLETLFVHRFSHGTMPLRNIFKNCTYYWGFAAWMAYYINHPLYTPPIYGEQQIRLALILFLFCQIGNFSIHIALRNLRPPGSKTRKIPYPTKNPFTWIFLLVSCPNYTYELGSWLGFTLMTQCLPVAFFTLVGFIQMTVWAKGKHRSYLKEFRDYPPLRSPILPFVL; encoded by the exons ATGGATGCCCTCGCGCTTGAGGCTGCCATTGGGAAAAAGCCAGCAAATGGGGCAGCGGCTGCACCTGTACTGGCCCCTGCACCGGTCAAACGTAAACCTGCTAAAAAAGCTAAAAAGGCTGTTGTTTTCTTTGAGGTGGAGATACTTGATGCCAAGACTAAGGACAAGCTCTGCTTCCTGGACAAG GTGGAACCAAATGCCACCATTGGGGAGATCAAGTCTATGTTCCACAAGAGCC ATCCTCAGTGGTACCCAGCCAGACAGTCCATTCGCCTCGACCCCA AGGGGAAATCTCTAAAAGATGAGGACGTTCTGCAGCAGCTTCCTGTGGGGACCACAGCAACCTTTTACTTCCGAGACCTGGGGGCTCAAATCAGCTGGGTCACG GTCTTCCTGACAGAATACACCGGACCTCTTGTCATCTACCTGATGTTCTACTTCAGGGTCCCCTTCATCTACGCTCCCAAATATGATTTCACCACCAGTAAACACTGGGTCGTACA TCTGGCCTGCATGTGCCACTCGTTCCACTACGTCAAGAGGCTGCTGGAGACGCTGTTCGTCCATCGCTTCTCTCACGGAACCATGCCACTACGCAATATCTTCAAG AATTGTACATACTATTGGGGCTTTGCGGCATGGATGGCTTATTACATCAATCACCCGCTTTATACACCACCAA TTTATGGTGAGCAACAGATCAGACTGGCTCTCATCTTATTTCTG TTCTGTCAAATTGGCAACTTTTCCATCCACATCGCGCTTCGCAACCTCCGTCCGCCAG GTTCCAAGACCAGGAAGATACCTTACCCAACAAAGAACCCCTTTACCTGGATCTTCCTGCTGGTCTCCTGCCCCAACTACACTtacgag TTGGGATCTTGGCTGGGCTTCACGCTGATGACTCAGTGTCTGCCTGTGGCCTTCTTCACTTTGGTGGGCTTCATTCAGATGACCGTGTGGGCCAAGGGAAAGCACCGCAGCTACCTGAAGGAATTCCGTGATTACCCTCCTCTCCGATCACCCATCCTGCCTTTTGTCCTGTAG
- the ndufb7 gene encoding NADH dehydrogenase [ubiquinone] 1 beta subcomplex subunit 7, translated as MGAHLVRRYVTETDTEPDPAKKFDFDPMFGFSERKEREMVATQEQMNLAQLPVEQRDYCAHHLLKFMKCKRDNWPNFLACKHERHDWDYCEHQDYVMRMKEYERERRLQLRKKRIEAQAEAA; from the exons ATGGGAGCTCACCTTGTGAGGCGGTACGTCACCGAGACCGACACCGAACCAGACCCAGCGAAGAAATTCGACTTCGACCCCATGTTTGGCTTTTCTGAGAGAAAAGAGCGAG AGATGGTTGCGACCCAAGAGCAAATGAACTTAGCCCAGCTGCCTGTGGAGCAGAGGGACTATTGCGCTCATCACCTCCTGAAGTTCATGAAGTGCAAAAGGGACAACTGGCCAAACTTCCTTGCCTGCAAACATGAGAGACATGACTGGGACTACTGTGAACATCAGGA CTACGTTATGCGGATGAAGGAGTACGAGAGGGAGAGGAGGCTCCAGCTGAGGAAGAAAAGAATTGAGGCTCAGGCTGAAGCTGCATAA